In Malania oleifera isolate guangnan ecotype guangnan chromosome 8, ASM2987363v1, whole genome shotgun sequence, a single window of DNA contains:
- the LOC131161933 gene encoding VQ motif-containing protein 9: MDKSCHSSGESTTTTASSSSSSNSNRDQYFKHLNKLSHKISKPIRRTPPPPPFDHTRRQPPPPPLPPQPPHPPQPPSQPQNLQQPPVYNINKSEFRDVVQKLTGSPAHERFSTPPPINPPKPQSSRLQRIRPPPLASVSNRPPPLPVAPPLPPSVAAAAAVNPNNPIINSHSAAPAAPGPNYAANFLRPVAPLSPLPPFPSVHGAAESPISAYMRYLQSSIPNADSDLKQFSRYSPLISPRWSNPTPPPPQPQQQPIPPPSPPPSSVSMAPSQFPMPSSPLPFGCLPSPKSPYPLLSPGLLFSPTAGQLGFPQFPLSPRLPVPSPRWKDL; encoded by the coding sequence ATGGATAAAAGCTGTCATTCCTCTGGAGAGTCTACCACCACCACCGccagcagcagcagtagcagcaACAGCAATAGGGATCAGTACTTTAAACACCTTAACAAGCTTTCTCACAAGATCTCCAAGCCCATCAGAAGAACGCCCCCTCCACCCCCATTCGATCACACCCGCCGTCAACCCCCGCCGCCGCCTCTACCGCCGCAGCCGCCACACCCACCGCAACCCCCGTCGCAACCGCAGAATCTGCAGCAGCCGCCGGTGTACAACATCAACAAAAGCGAGTTCAGGGATGTCGTTCAGAAGCTCACCGGATCGCCCGCCCACGAGCGCTTCTCTACTCCGCCCCCCATCAACCCTCCTAAACCCCAGAGCTCTCGCCTCCAGCGCATCCGCCCTCCGCCTCTTGCCAGCGTCAGCAACCGCCCTCCTCCCCTCCCCGTCGCCCCTCCGCTACCACCCTCCGTCGCTGCCGCCGCCGCCGTAAACCCCAACAACCCCATCATCAACTCCCACAGCGCCGCCCCCGCCGCTCCAGGTCCTAACTACGCTGCCAATTTCTTACGGCCTGTAGCGCCGTTGTCTCCCTTGCCTCCCTTCCCCTCCGTCCACGGGGCGGCGGAATCACCCATTTCCGCCTACATGAGGTACCTTCAGAGCTCGATCCCCAACGCCGATTCCGATCTGAAACAATTCTCTCGATATTCTCCGCTGATTTCCCCGCGGTGGAGCAACCCCACTCCGCCTCCGCCGCAGCCGCAGCAACAGCCGATCCCACCTCCGTCACCCCCGCCATCATCAGTTTCGATGGCCCCGTCACAGTTTCCGATGCCTTCGTCACCGCTGCCATTCGGGTGCCTGCCATCGCCCAAGTCCCCGTACCCTCTGCTCTCCCCGGGTCTGCTGTTTTCGCCTACGGCTGGTCAATTAGGGTTTCCACAGTTTCCCTTATCACCGAGGCTGCCCGTACCCAGCCCTCGATGGAAGGATCTTTGA